Proteins from a single region of Cyprinus carpio isolate SPL01 unplaced genomic scaffold, ASM1834038v1 S000006767, whole genome shotgun sequence:
- the LOC109097435 gene encoding small vasohibin-binding protein, with amino-acid sequence MEPACRKDKQKQHTPTRGDRTKQKSAQQELKQRQRAEIYALNKVMTELEQQQFEAFCKQMQSQAE; translated from the exons ATGGAGCCAGCTTGTCGAAAAGACAAACAGAAGCAGCACACACCGACCCGTGGAGACAGAACCAAACAGAAATCAGCCCAGCAGGAGCTAAAGCAGAGACAAAGAGCCGAG ATTTATGCCCTGAACAAAGTCATGACTGAACTTGAACAGCAGCAGTTTGAGGCCTTTTGCAAGCAGATGCAATCACAAGCCGAATGA
- the LOC109097434 gene encoding F-box only protein 2-like encodes MPGNLLKNPNGYEDLEHWELTENGGDQWRTEDMPEDCGHTFNDESITKYFCTSFELCMKRQVIDLLAEGYDPENLDIAQPAVNVEDWFCSRADCGCIYMLTVTLLDENLEVIEEFKPDEVTLDPDSDDCSWKQVSHTFTDYGPGLRFISFAHGGQDTKYWKGWFGVRVTGSSVTVDL; translated from the exons ATGCCTGGAAACCTCTTAAAAAATCCTAATGGATATG AGGATCTGGAACATTGGGAGCTGACAGAGAATGGAGGCGATCAATGGCGGACAGAGGACATGCCGGAGGACTGTGGACACACTTTCAATGACGAATCAATCACTAAATACTTCTGCACCTCTTTCGA GCTGTGTATGAAACGACAAGTGATTGACCTGCTGGCAGAGGGTTACGACCCTGAAAATTTAGATATTGCACAGCCAGCGGTCAATGTGGAGGACTG GTTCTGTAGCCGAGCAGACTGTGGATGCATTTATATGCTCACTGTGACTCTGCTTGATGAAAACCTAGAGGTCATAGAAGAATTTAAGCCAGATGAAGTGACCCTTGACCCCGACTCTGACGACTGCTCTTGGAAACAG GTGAGCCACACATTCACAGATTATGGTCCGGGCCTTCGCTTCATCTCTTTTGCACACGGCGGTCAAGACACCAAGTATTGGAAGGGCTGGTTTGGAGTGAGAGTGACTGGAAGCTCTGTTACAGTAGATCTCTAA